The DNA segment ctaagaagGGAAAAGGAAGGAGTGAAAAAAGAAAGTAGTggaataaaactaacaaaaagaaagggGGGAATTCTAAATTTGAAACTTTATCTGCATTCGAACCATGTTTCATTTCAGGTCTAATTTTAAGTTAGCCATCACTAACAAAAACTTGCAAGGAAATCATCCCTATTAACGTGTGTATGATTACAAGTTGAGAAAGAGGTAAAGTGATGACAATCAAGCATACCTGCTAGATTTTGAGCAGCAAATTTTAGGCAAACAGATTTTAACTCTGTAGCATGGCAATTGTCAGCCAAAGTCAAAATATTGGCCACGGAACTCACACAAATGTCCTTGCAAAGACAAGATTCACACATCAGTTTAAGCCTCTCCAAGCCATACTTGTCTGCTGCAGCTAACAACTTCCCTTTCAATGTATCCGAAGCTGGAAAATCACTATATGTGGTAGATGGAACCATGTCCACCTCTTCTGTAAGGGTATCCCTATAGATAAAGTGCAGCATGGCCTGCAAAAGTAAAAGGAAAATTAGGATACCTAGGTAGGGTGCATAATGTTTGTACCTATTTTGCAAGAAAAatactttcaaaaatattttttctgagTTTATGGAGAGTTGCAGACTGCTTTTATAAGCGCTTCTTTTACAGAGAAAAATCATgattagaaaataatttaatgttcTGCTTTCTTTTCTGAGATGCATGTGAGAAGAAAATTCTGGTTTTAAGAGATGCAGAAGAAGGGAGATTTATTAAAAGTATAAgcaattttaataattatatccaAATGCAAAAGAGATTTTTCTTATGATTAAATCAGTTCTGCATAGTATcttaaacatatatttttaaatgtgGTACTAAAAGATTTTGACAAATGATGTACAAAAGCACAATCGAAACAACTCTGACAGGGGGCATGTGGCAACTATTAATTCTTATATAAGTTTTTTACTGTGAAGGGTGTGTAGATGTGTTTTGTTGTGggttctaaattttattatgtgtTGAAAAAACTctctcctttggaaaagacATGTACTTGGTAGGTTTTTTTGCCTTGGGCAGactatttctttcttctctagCGAAAAAATGAACAGCAAAATCATTTAACAAGTTCATTTTCAAAGCCACGTGCTGCGTCTATATATTGGCTTAccttatatttttaatgttttttatgCAAACAGAAATGGTAACCTTCAATTTTCAATGGATCAGTTAATCAGCCCGAGCATCGCGCGGGTCGTACATATACTAGTGACGTACAGAATCACATGGCATCCGCAAAATCAGTAAAGGcgggaaaataaaatagaatggcTGTTTCTTTCTACATTTGACAACAATCGTGACTGGATATGGAAAGACTGATGTGCCACATCATTCATTCGTATATCCTCATTTCATACTAAACagctatttattttttaaaaaggctTATCTTTTTGCAATTTGAAAACTTTATCTGTATTTTCTCCCTTAATTCCTGTAATATCATATTTCTATATAGAAAATCACAAAGTCTAGCAAAAGAACTCAGACGAAAACACAATAACTGAAAGTAAATCCTAGCCAAATTCAATGCCATGAATGAAAGAAAATCAGGAAGGGGACCAAAATAATACGTTTTTACCTTAAAAACCTTAGGTTCTAAATCTGATATTGTGATCTCTCGCTTTTCCGCATCTAAGCCTTCGAAAAACTTCGAACGAAATTGAGGGGATCTAGCAGCCAACACTAACTTATGAGCAGGAAACTTCTCCCCAGCTACATTAAAAGTAACATCTGACCCTTCCATATTTTCCAATAGCATACCAAAATGAGATCCGATGTCTGACTCTGGTACACTGATAGAGTGAAGTTGCGGACAATCTGTAGCTGAAACCACAACTCCAACTGTACAGTTGATTTTCAAGCAATCGTTCTTAAGAAAATCAGAGGTTTCAAGCACAGACCGTCTGAAAAACCGCTTGTACCCCCTGCAAGAATAGATAAACTTTATCATCACTTCACAATCATCAAAATAGCACAGTACTTTTTTTCGCATTAACCCAGCATCCATTTCAGCGTCTAATTGGCATAAAGAGGAACAAAAAGGAATATGATGATGTATCGAAGACACTAAAAAGGACAGAATTAATGGAACGCGCGTTTTTTTTCCGTTAAGCATTCGATTTGTGCATCACAAGACACGgcaaaaataacaattatccatataaattacaataaatACTATTCTGACCAGTATAATGTTTTCAATTGAGTTAATTATGAGCAAGAACGACCCAATCAAGAACAATAATGAACTGTGCCTCTAAGTCTAAGGAAGAACAATAATGAACTCACTTTGAGATGACAATGTTACATTCCAACTCCACTtctatcatataaaaaattattctctcCTCACACCATCATTTTGTATCCACAAACATTGAATTATGAGCGTATCAAATATACAAAGTTAAGAATATTGCAGAATGGAGGAAATAATCATGAAACTGAGGCCAGATAATCCCTAATTTCTCCTCACATATGCAACATAAGCTTCATTACACATACAAACACCATGAAAAATCAAAATCGAACTAAATATCACCGCAAACcaacagaaaagaaaagcaaaatcaAACTCGGAACACAATAGAATTGTCATAGGATTCATATATAAactaggaaaaagaaaaatcgaGAATCCGTAAAACCCTACCACATGCTTCCCTTGTACTTGAGGGTGTAAGGTCCACTCTCAAGCGACCGATCGAAGTGGCTATGGACCTTATGCTTTCCCTGTCCACTCTGATCAACAAGCGTGAGCTCGAAAAGCGCCCTCACATCGGTTCCTTCGCTAGCGAGAGCGATGAACGCCGAAACGTAAGCTGAGTTATCCTCCGGATTCTTCCCGTCGGGGTAGAAGTAGATCGCCCACTGGTAACCTCCGACACAGAAAACGTCGCTCGCGATGTGTTTTCCGATTCCCATACCCTTCGCCAAAGAGTAACCCTGGATCACAAACTTATGTGAGCCGTTCACCGTCTGCGTCACCGACCGCGAGGTCGTCGGAGACATCAGCGCCATCGCCGTCGCCGACTTCTCCGGCGTCGTCGAGGTTCCGGCCATGGCGGTTGGTTGTTAGCTATCTGCTATCAGAATCGCAGATTCATGCGATTTCGGTGCGAAACGAAACGACAACGGAGAACGAATTCAGCTCAATCTGAAcgggaaatgaaattaaattgaagtTGAAATGGAAATAAAAACGAAAGTGAACTGGATTTGGGGAATCTGAGGAATTTGGAATCTAAATTCCAATTttgcttttatttaatttaactctctttttttctaattttgtttttctttttttttttctgggaAGGCAGAAGAAAAGAGTAAGAGTTTTGGGTTTGAGATTGGTATTGAATTGGGTGCGTCAGTCGTCACGGTCTGGAGACTTCTGAGGTAACGGTGGTTGACGTCATTGGgggaaaatttttgaaattaaaaaattgatagtAATAAAATTTCGAACTAATCAAATTACGTTAAAATTAATTGTATGTATGTGTATAGAAATTTTAAGAGTAAGATTTTCTAGAGCAAAGAAGTAAGAGTTTAAGACAGCGTTGAGGTCGAATGTAGACCTTCTAGtgttttaaaagaaatttgagATTAGCTCAAAGGGATCCGCGTGtgtctttttagttttttaggactttttttttacttaattgttttaaattttcattcaCCAAAAAAGAAGTAAGAAGAAAGAAGTTAATAAAGCcataaagttaattattttaggattaatttgaaaagttttaagaattattttttggcttttaatttttgaaaagtcaTATTAACGATGATTGACACAATTTTTTACAtatgtttttaattattttaaaaattatttaagaatttttgaaatttttttaaaaattattttatcacttttatttattatataattttaaaatatatatttttataataattttttaaacacaaaattaacttatttataagttacttttaatataaattcttatattttaaagtttttttcaaAAGCATTTAATTAAGTTATACCTAAATTGGTccttaaattaagataataaaatacataatttataaaaattataaaattaatattaattaatttttcattttatcacTTTAACAACgtctttattataaaatatctgcatttaaaattttattaacttaattcataattttaatagGTTAAAATAAATGAATCTTCGAATTTAATCTACTTTAAGTTTTTAACAATtcttttatatagtttttacaataatatttatataataagtatggttttaactattttacttatatattaaaaattaattatttatatagaatatatattaaattataaaataatacatttatttatatataaatatataatagttattttttagtacACATATTATATAGTTTGTTATGATTTTAGTGTAATCTTCCAAAGCATATGCAACAAAATTAGTaaagttttaaatttgttattaaaaataattaaattcctTTAATAAAAGGTACTGATaccatttattatatatattttatataaataataaattgaatgaagctaatttaatttagagtaaagtatattttttgtttctgaaatttgataaaagttttaaaagtacttctaagttttattttattttaattttgtcctaaaagttttcgatttgtatcaaatatattctcgacagctaaattttcaaaaaatttaagaccaatctaacaataatacatgaaaattatgcttgatttgatTGGGTTAAAgattgtttttatgaaattattgttaaattggtcttaaattttttgaaaaattagctaGATATATTTTATGTAAATCGAAAACTattgagacaaaattaaaacaaaataaaatttaaggatatttttaaaatttttatcaaattttagagacaaaaaatatatttattttttaatttatacgtAAATGTTTaaattgaattgtttgattcaatttatataaatatatttaaaacggacgtataattaatttttattcaaaatatttacgtaaaattattttttaattaatttattgatataaattatttaattttttattttaaaatagtatGATCCCTATAAATTTGTGAAGTATTAAAATGTCAAATGTGCCCTTGATTTTGTGCAAAGTCTGGTGACGTGGCGGGGTATTATTGGAAGAGGGGGAGCCTATGAAAGCTTAATTTGAATCAAGTTAAGCAGTTTTACTCAATAAAGTGttcaaaaaggaaagaaagagaaggtagGTAAGGTTAACAAACGTTTGTAGAATTTAGGCTTTTGTGGATAAAAAAAGGTAGGAGCATGTCTGATGTGATGTGAGTAGGGACTAGGGAGTGTTTTTGGTCGGTGGATTGGACAACCCCCAATCCTAGGTACCCCAATGGATTGGACAACTCCCAATCCTAGGTACACAACACACCCACACACTCCTCAGAGTGGAGTGACTTGTTAACTCTAACGGCTGGGCTTTGGGCTTCGaaacttttattaataacaTTGGGTTTGGGTTAGAAAGAATGGTTCTTTGTTTGGATGCGAATGATGATTATCGATCTATTTCTTTATGGTACACAAATAAATAACGCTAAATTGCAaagtgcttttttttttttttgaaaNNNNNNNNNNNNNNNNNNNNNNNNNNNNNNNNNNNNNNNNNNNNNNNNNNNNNNNNNNNNNNNNNNNNNNNNNNNNNNNNNNNNNNNNNNNNNNNNNNNNNNNNNNNNNNNNNNNNNNNNNNNNNNNNNGTTTGGTAACTGCGACTAGGACATTGAAATTATTGGATTTGGCTATCAAGGGTTAGAATTAAATTGTTAGTTTTtagacacaaaattttaattttttttaatatttttaaaaaataaaaatataaagaactgaaatttttaaaaattaaaattaaaattttaataagattttgttacggtgggtaaccggagattgtcTGAATGGATGGCGTTGGCTGGCCCAAATGTGTGAAGGAGGAGGTTTTCGTGTGAGTATGCAACTCGGGagactccgtccgacttgtgcttGTAAGTGAATGGggagtggtacctgcaaagacactccgatgcctaagttagcaagagtgtgagcaggtctagagagtattgggcttagagatacctgaggggtgtcagtgtatttatagtggtgagccaataaccaccattgaagtagtgccgtatctttagggtgctaaccgtccctattatcttggggaggttaagatatggctttatgaagcggttagagagattttaggggcggttactcatttgaatgagtgtttatctgccagctaatctcacgcccgacttctttaaagtaagtcgtggttgataccgacttcttatgtgaaggtcggCACTTAACTAGGCTTAATCCTTTGGactaggccttttatttggGCCTGGACCTTTgtcattgggccagggtatgaacagtgcccctacttgagcccaagGTCTCTTTAGGGCTTGGGTTCAAGTATTTAACTCGGGTTCGTAGTCGACTTTCTTGGAGGAAACACGGGTTTttaaaccgacgtgattttcgcgaccttttgtttctgacagttacgtctaTTCAGGCGTCGTGTCCGTTAGGGATGCACTTAGGGATTGATggctttggtaacggtgcattctcattaatgactgcttcgtttttaccattatgccccttagcatgtttataagtactttccctctctttcctttttccgtttctgcaatctttcaaacttcttctttctttgttcgTGCTGTGTTTACACGTACTATATTCTCGTGCTCCGGAGACTTCTGCTTCTTCCTATCTTCATTTCCAGAAAAAGGTTagtttctttcttcctctttgCACTTTTCGCATGACTTTACTGTGTAGAGGAATAGGTTTGTAGATTTCTGTTCGGTTCCTTTTCTCCTCTCTAGAGACcttttttgatttttccttttcttttttccctttgtaggtttccttcattttccttagagaaagaaaaatggcCTCCGTAGATTGGGTTGACGTTACTGTTCTGGGGGAGGAGCCGTTGGTTGATGCGGAGTTTATTACTCACCTTCGCACCCACCATCGGCTCTGTACTTCGGATGAGGATGAGCCTAAATACGAGTTGCTTGTTCCCGGTTCAGAGGACCGAGTTTGTCATGGGAGAGCCAACGAAACGGCTCCCCATTTCTTTTTTATGTATGAGTGCATGATCACCCGTCTGGGCGTTTTTCTGCCCTTTTCAGATTTTGAAATGTCTGTTTTGCAGCATTGTCGGTTTTCCCCTACCCAGCTTCATCCCAACTTCTGGGGTTTCTTGAAAATTTACCAATTTATTAGCCATGCTCTGGATTTCCCGACTACTCTGAAAatcttttttcatctttttcatatgaccaaGCCTTTTAGTGGGCTGAATAATAAACAACAATGGGTTtccttccgagccatacaaggtcggaggatttttaccctttttgatgaatcttttcatgactttaaaaatttctttttcaaagtgcaagctgtagagggtcatCACCCCTTTTTTTCTGGATGATAATTCTTTTCCTCGCTTTCCTTTATACTGGCTGGAGGCCTCCCCTTACGAGAAATATGGTTTGGATGACCTGGATGAAGTAGAGGCTGTCGTCGTGGGGTTCCTTCGAGAAGTGTGGAGGAGGGCCCCATATTTGGATACTAAAAAATTTCTCCAAGGGTCTCCGACCTTTGTCCAATCACAGCTAGGTAGTTTTTTCTAGTATGCTAAATTTCCGACTTGTTAACTGGTCATTCCgacttgtttgattctttagctattgttttctttttcagaaatggCAAAGACAAACGCTCAAGAATCTTTTCAGAGGGTCCAGGAGGCTAAAGCTAAGTCTCGCGCTTGGTCTGGTGGTGCCAAGgttatctctcctcctcctcctcctcggaATGTTGGAACTCTTTCCAATCCTATGGTGATTTCTTCTTCAGCTCCCCCTCAGCCGCCCTCCGTCGTCCGACCTTCTCCTGATCCCAAGAAGCGCAAGATcttagagtctggctcttctggGGAGGTTAAGGCGGAcgctcttgcattcgtccgaaagaatATCTATCCTTATGCTCGTATAGGCATGGATGATATGTCTGTTCGGGGCCACCTTACCACTATGATCGAGGAGATCCTTAAGGCGGCAGGGGTCTGCGGCAAGCTCTTGGATATCTTTGATAGGGCTCCTCTCAGCTCTTTAGGGGCGACCTCGAGGGTCGAGGAGCTGGAAGGGAGGCTTCATGTATATCAAGAGCATGAGGGAGAGTTGAGGAAGGAAATTGCCAAGCTAAAGGAGGAGAGAGATATCCTCCGGGAGAAAGGGAAGGCTTTGCAGGCCCAATGCAACATGGAGATGGAATTGAGGAAAATGGCACAGGCCAGCTATCAAAGCTTATTCAAGGATCTTGTGTCTGTAAAAACTGACCTGTTGAATTCTCGGAAAGCATATGAGGAGTTAGAGGACTCCATTGCCGATGgcgccgaggagtcttggaggaTTTTCCTGGAGCAGATCAGAGTTATTGCTCctgacttggatctttctcctttacatcctgGAAGGAAATTGCCAAGCTAAAGGAGGAGAGAGATACCCTCCGGGAGAAAGGGAAGGCTTTGCATTGTAGATCCTCCTGTCCCCGTAATTGTTTCTGAATCAGagttgaagactcgggggc comes from the Arachis duranensis cultivar V14167 chromosome 7, aradu.V14167.gnm2.J7QH, whole genome shotgun sequence genome and includes:
- the LOC107496720 gene encoding BTB/POZ and MATH domain-containing protein 5, translated to MAGTSTTPEKSATAMALMSPTTSRSVTQTVNGSHKFVIQGYSLAKGMGIGKHIASDVFCVGGYQWAIYFYPDGKNPEDNSAYVSAFIALASEGTDVRALFELTLVDQSGQGKHKVHSHFDRSLESGPYTLKYKGSMWGYKRFFRRSVLETSDFLKNDCLKINCTVGVVVSATDCPQLHSISVPESDIGSHFGMLLENMEGSDVTFNVAGEKFPAHKLVLAARSPQFRSKFFEGLDAEKREITISDLEPKVFKAMLHFIYRDTLTEEVDMVPSTTYSDFPASDTLKGKLLAAADKYGLERLKLMCESCLCKDICVSSVANILTLADNCHATELKSVCLKFAAQNLAAVMRSDGFEHMKEKCPWLQSEILKTIAGCESDNCSGGEKSQSVWAQLSEGGDTNGDHADKNDKGKGEGKPFSVQLPNVSMGSSLGKRGRPLLVVCVCRFLLSMSQVMCMLLVQRSH